GAATTATGTTTCATCAAATAAGGAGCATCGAACTGTTCGAATGGTGTCATACCTGCACGAATAATAATACGTTTCATAATGGATAAACTTCCCCTCTCGTCTGCTTCATTCGTCCTCGCAAGAAAAAAAATACGGAAAAATATATTATCAGTTTTTTTCAATCTCATTAAGAATAGATGAATTTTATTTCGGAAGTCAACGATTCCTAAGGGAAACAGGTCTTTCGTCATCAAAACGAAACATTTGTATTACTCCATAATTTTTCTAAAATAGAAAAATGTAACTATTTAATCGTTTTGAGATACATGCGCAGATTCGCTTCGACTAATTTCAAGGCATTCATCTGATCAGTCGTAGAAGGCTTCAATAACGCACTGAAAAAATGTTCCACTTCGACGGGCTGACCCTTTTCCATGTCCCGTAACATCGACGATTTCATCGTGTTTTCCATTCCATGCATCTGTTTCAACAGCACCGCTTCTACATCGTCATTAAAGACTGCGCCTTGTTCTTCCATCGCCTGTTTCGCTTCCTTCATGACGTCTAGGATCATTTGACGCCCGACAGCTTCTTGCCGAATCGGACCAATAGCTGAGCGAAATAGCGTCGTCACGCCGGCGAATGTCGAAATGAAGAGATACTTTTGCCACATGTCATCCATGATATGCATCGAGTACGTCATTGGTGCCTTCGCTTTCGCAAAACACGCTGCGATCTCCTCTAGACGCGCTGTTGGTTTACCGGTTCGTGAACCAAACAACAGCCGATGGGACGGGCTTGTCTGTAAAATGCGCCCTTCTGCATCAAGCGTCGACTCAATGAAGCAAAGACCTCCTAGTACTCGATCTTCTCCAAAGACTTCTGTTAACCGTCGTATGTGTTGCATGCCGTTCAACAAAGGAATGATGTACGTCTCGCTCGAAACGAATGGCGCAAGGTCCTGTAGGACGTCATCTAAGTGATAGGCTTTCGTCGAAAGCAAGATGACATCAAATGCACGATCCGGTCGCATGTCTCGTGTTATCAACTGAGGTGTAATCGCGATATCACCATGAGGACTAGTGATGTGTAGTCCTGTTTTTTGTAGTTGTTCATATCGATTCGGACGGACAAGGAAGGTCACCTGTTCTCCTTGCTCAGCAAGACGACCTCCGAAATATCCTCCAACTGCCCCTGCACCTACAACTAACATGTTCATATGTACTACCTCCTCCTTACCCGTTCTGTGCGTTGCTTACTCCTTCACCCTAACATATTTGGAACCGATTTCCTGGTTTCTGCGTGGATCGATTCGTTTTAAGTT
This region of Exiguobacterium acetylicum DSM 20416 genomic DNA includes:
- a CDS encoding ketopantoate reductase family protein, whose amino-acid sequence is MNMLVVGAGAVGGYFGGRLAEQGEQVTFLVRPNRYEQLQKTGLHITSPHGDIAITPQLITRDMRPDRAFDVILLSTKAYHLDDVLQDLAPFVSSETYIIPLLNGMQHIRRLTEVFGEDRVLGGLCFIESTLDAEGRILQTSPSHRLLFGSRTGKPTARLEEIAACFAKAKAPMTYSMHIMDDMWQKYLFISTFAGVTTLFRSAIGPIRQEAVGRQMILDVMKEAKQAMEEQGAVFNDDVEAVLLKQMHGMENTMKSSMLRDMEKGQPVEVEHFFSALLKPSTTDQMNALKLVEANLRMYLKTIK